In the Xiamenia xianingshaonis genome, one interval contains:
- a CDS encoding IS1634 family transposase: MSRVVSVCYNGETSFRRQEDDLHLKRSKRPNGRVHLSITESFRDAQGKARNRTVKTLGYLDELEQKWGPDALARCEAIRDELTDAHNKAVAPVALELHMTQKVDKRSANRMCAGDAVAMAYYDALGIEKALRNHLAGRKVAYDLNAVCRLLVSERLLAPGSKHAAWERAGRHFLRCDASERDVYRALDELAASRNRVIGAMNRAIAPSREHDLACGYYDCTNFYFECDPDDFRKKGVSKEHRPNPIVQMGLLQDSSGIPVTYKLFGGNVGDSKTLIEALPDLKEAAGMQRVVIVADKGMNCSENIAAAVGKGDGFVFSQSVRGTKSTSELRRWALSDEGYRLRGKDGFKSKSRQDVKVIHVTGSDGKTKDVPVEVKVVAFWSRKYANRARHEREKVLEKSRQLVESPGKYTRATHYGAAQYVQNVDFDPKTGEVVACAKKPEIDWEAVRAAEACDGYYCIVTSETNWDDGRIIDAYRELWRIEESFKITKTGLEGRPAFVRTREHLEAHFLTCYIALVVLRLIERALGKRYSALSILEDMRALGCSELEANIWLFDHRTDLTDELFALIGEEAPRKYMRRSEVKALFGKGKQIRWR, encoded by the coding sequence ATGTCTCGTGTGGTATCGGTATGTTATAATGGAGAGACAAGTTTTCGCAGGCAGGAGGACGATTTGCATCTGAAGAGGTCAAAAAGACCCAACGGGCGGGTACACCTGTCGATTACCGAGTCGTTTCGCGACGCTCAGGGCAAAGCGCGCAACAGGACGGTGAAAACACTGGGCTACCTTGACGAACTTGAACAGAAGTGGGGCCCCGATGCCCTTGCACGGTGCGAAGCAATACGCGATGAGCTGACTGACGCACACAACAAAGCAGTTGCCCCGGTTGCACTTGAGTTGCACATGACGCAAAAGGTCGACAAGCGATCGGCTAATCGCATGTGCGCGGGAGACGCCGTGGCCATGGCCTACTACGATGCACTCGGCATCGAGAAAGCGCTGCGCAACCACCTCGCCGGCAGAAAGGTCGCCTATGACCTCAATGCCGTCTGCCGCCTGCTCGTCTCAGAGCGCCTGCTCGCGCCCGGCTCAAAGCACGCCGCCTGGGAGCGGGCAGGCCGCCACTTTTTGCGCTGCGACGCTTCCGAGCGCGACGTCTATCGGGCACTTGACGAGCTTGCCGCATCACGCAACCGTGTGATTGGGGCGATGAACCGCGCAATCGCCCCAAGCCGCGAGCACGATCTTGCCTGCGGCTACTACGACTGCACGAACTTCTACTTCGAGTGCGATCCCGACGACTTCCGCAAAAAGGGCGTGTCCAAAGAGCACAGGCCCAACCCCATCGTGCAGATGGGGCTTTTGCAGGATTCGTCGGGCATACCCGTGACCTATAAGCTCTTTGGGGGCAATGTGGGCGACTCCAAAACGCTCATAGAGGCACTCCCTGATCTCAAGGAGGCCGCCGGCATGCAGCGCGTCGTCATCGTCGCCGACAAGGGGATGAACTGCTCGGAGAACATCGCGGCAGCCGTGGGCAAAGGGGACGGGTTCGTGTTCAGCCAGTCGGTGCGAGGCACGAAGTCGACCTCCGAGCTTCGAAGATGGGCTCTCTCAGACGAGGGGTACCGTTTGCGCGGGAAGGACGGGTTCAAGTCCAAAAGCAGACAGGACGTCAAGGTCATCCACGTCACAGGGTCGGACGGGAAAACAAAGGACGTGCCTGTCGAGGTGAAGGTCGTGGCGTTCTGGTCACGCAAGTATGCCAACCGGGCGCGCCATGAGAGAGAAAAGGTGCTCGAGAAGTCCCGCCAGCTCGTCGAGAGCCCCGGCAAGTACACGCGCGCAACACATTACGGTGCAGCCCAATACGTGCAAAACGTCGACTTCGATCCGAAGACGGGCGAGGTTGTTGCGTGCGCCAAAAAGCCTGAGATCGACTGGGAAGCCGTTAGGGCGGCCGAAGCCTGCGATGGCTACTACTGCATCGTAACCAGCGAAACCAACTGGGATGACGGACGCATCATCGACGCCTACCGCGAGCTTTGGCGAATAGAAGAGTCGTTCAAGATCACGAAGACGGGTCTTGAGGGCCGTCCTGCATTTGTTCGCACGCGCGAGCACCTCGAGGCTCACTTTCTTACCTGCTACATCGCGCTTGTTGTCCTGCGGCTTATCGAGCGCGCGCTTGGAAAGCGCTATTCAGCGCTGTCTATTCTGGAGGACATGCGCGCGCTGGGCTGCTCCGAGCTTGAGGCCAACATATGGCTGTTCGACCATCGAACCGATCTCACCGACGAGCTGTTCGCGCTCATCGGCGAGGAAGCACCGCGCAAGTACATGCGACGATCAGAGGTCAAGGCCTTGTTTGGAAAGGGCAAGCAAATTCGTTGGAGATAG